One Vicia villosa cultivar HV-30 ecotype Madison, WI linkage group LG5, Vvil1.0, whole genome shotgun sequence genomic window, CTGAAACCATCTGTCAATCCCACCAGCTGGAGCCTCAAGTACTGGACGAGGGATGCGCGTTACTGCGTCTCCACATTCAATAGTTTCCGGTGAGAATCGGTCGAAGGGTATCTTCCAACCTGTAGCTGGGAACTCTCTACCTCATCCCTCCGGGCCTGAGCTTTTGCCCTATCAGTCAGTATGCCCACAATAGAGCCCTTTTTGCCTCTAATCCTCACTGAAACAAATAAATAAggcaaaaaaaaatgtaaaaaaatgaaCTACGTGAAATTTTGAAAGTTCCGGTATTTTTCGAAAAAAATATGAactaccggaaattttgaaattttcgatatcctttaaaaaaattgaactacCTTCTAATACAAATTCCTTTAAAAAGTatcagaaattttaaaattttcaatatgaAATACTGAAAATACTTACTATTTGATGAAATTTCCTGTATCGCTCCAgagatttgaaatttttggtagcTTCATGtgaattttgtgaaatgataaatTTTTGGTTTCGATATTTTAGTTTTTTCATATATTTGGCAGGCTAAATTCTCACATTCCGAACCATCCGTGGGTCGGATACGGATCCGAGCTCGGGATAACGAGTTCAGGTGAGGATAAGAGTGTCTCTGCAGATGTTAAAGACTAGTTAATAGCCATAAAAGGCCATTTCGGGACAAGATGACAATCCCTGTTGAATGACCTTAAGAAAATAAGGGGACATGGGCATTTATGGCTGAATCAAGTTGGTTTATGAAGGCTGAAACCATGAGATAGTATATAAACAGACCACCCAAGAGTGAAGCATCTTCGACATACTCAACTCAGAACTAGAATAATCCATTAATCCTGCAACCCTGCCTGACTTAGCTCTGGTAAGATTTTTAAATAGTGTACTCTATGTATACATGTATACAGACATAACTAGTTTTATaactagttttaaaaaaaaaaaaaaaaacaagttacatgAATTGGTTATAATATTCGGTtatgataaatatttataaattgttTACGGATCAGTTATGTGAATAATCCAATCATGAATATCCTGATGGGATTTATGTCAAAGTTAAATATTGGATTAGCTTTCCATATGGGGGATTCAAAGTGAAATTATTCTTAACTAAATTGCACAAAGCATGGAGTATATATTAGTATCCTCATTCTGCATATCATCCCAGTATTGAGTTTGGTGCATTGCCTTTATTTGATTATTAAACCAATTCACCTTAATTTAATGTGTCTCCTGGTTTCTGATTTCACAAGTAATTACTCCAATCTTGATATTGGTTGAAGTTGCATTGTAATATTGTATCACTAACAATACATAACAcaacaaaataaagaaacaaaTTGTAAAAACAAGGCAAAACAAGCTCTAACATATTTAGATAAAATCTTACAAGCTTCAGTTCATTCACCTGtcataataattataaacaataAATAACATGGCCAAATTACTAAGCACTGTTGCTGCTTCCTTCATTTGATCCTGGCATAAGCTCTCTCAACATAGCAACTACCTGCAACATGCTTGGCCTTTTCGAAGGCAAATCATCGACACACCGCAACGTAACCTCCAAATACCTCAACATTTCTTTCACTTCTGCTTCATTTGTTCCTCCTTGAGTCTCCAAAAGCAAATCAGTATCAATCACTTCCATTTGTTTCCCTTCGCGCACTTTAATCTTAGCCCATCCGACCAAGTTTGTGTCACCGAAATCCTCTTTATCGGTTGGACGCTTCCCGCTAAGAAGCTCCAACATTACAACACCAAATGAGTAAACATCACCCTTTGCAGTGCACCTGAAACTTTGGTAGTATTCTGGTGGAACATATCCTGGTGTTCCTGCTAGTGTGCTTACGCTAAGATGTGTATCGAGCGCGCTTATTAGTCTTGCCATTCCGAAATCCGAGACCCTTGACTCCATTTCATGATCAAGTAACACGTTGCTTGATTTCATGTCTCTGTGTATGATGTGAGGGATGCAATTATGGTGCAAAAAACAAAGTCCTTTAGCAGCACCTCTTGCAATTTTCTTCCTTTCTTCCCAGGTTAAAATGCGTCGATCGCGTGTCTTTATTCTTCCGTGGAGCATCTCTTCTAAGCTTCCATATTCCATGTATTCATAAACAAGTAGCCTCTCCTCACCTACTTTGCAGTATCCTAACAAAGGGACAAGATTTCTATGCTTGATTTTTCCTAAGGTTTCCATCTCAGCCATGAACTCTCTATCGCCTTGGCAACTCAGTCGAATGAGCTTCTTTATCGCGACAGATGATCCGTCTTTGAGTGTCGCCTTGAACACTTCACCGAAACCACCGCAACCAATTAGGCTTTCTGCTGAGAAGCCATTGGTTGCTTCAATCAACTGTGAGAATTTAAGCTTCCTTAACTGCCTCTGAAATGTTGCAACATTAATGCTTAACGGCTCTTTCTCTTTGTCGATTTTCCATGTCGTAGCAGCATGGCATGCTTGCAATCTTTTAAGCATCTTCACTTCATCAGCCTCTTTCCTCCTTACGCGCATTGCAATCACCCACACAATCAAAATACATACAGAAGCAACAGAAATGAGAACTCCCATGACAATGTTGTTTGCCCATGAAGCAACTGATCTTCTATGGCTTCCTTTGCTAACATCATCACTTGGATTTGGTGTCGATTGGCCGTAGTCATTCTTGCAGTCGGGCAACGGGACACCACAAAGGCCGGGATTGTTTGCAAATTGAGTGGCTGGAAGTGTACTAAGCTGTCCCCTAGATGGAATTTGACCTGTTAACTCATTGTAAGATAGATCTATTTGCACTAAAAATGATAGGTTTGAGAATGAGTCTGGGATATGACCCTGAAGTCTATTATGTGATGCATCAAACACTCCCAAATTTTTGAGCTGGCCAAGGGATGAAGGGATTTCACCAGATAGTTGATTGTGAGACAATTCAAGTACCTGTAAGGCAATCATATCTCCGAATTCGTCCGGTATTTTTCCGCGAAGCTGATTGTAAGAGAGGTCAAGATACTCAAGAGTCTGATACTTGGTAAACAGGCTGAGCACAGGACCAGAATACAGTCTAGTGAAATCACAAGACCTCAATGTCGGTATCTGCGAAAGCCGTTCAGACCGGATTCCGTAGAATTCTAACAAACCTCCAACACCTTTACACGAGTTTCCAACGTTTCGTACAAAAACCAGAGTGTTTCCTGACAGAATACCAAACAACGATTTCGCTCCTTGCTGCCTTCCAAGTCTAGGAGGGATCTCTCCTGTGAGCTTATTGCTGTTCAAATCCAACCACACCAAACTGTTGCAATTTGCTAACTCTGATGGTATCTCACCTGAGAAGCTATTGTTTCCAAGCTGAAGAACAGCTAGCCTCGTCAAAAGTCCGAACTCTTTCGGTATTTCGCCCGTTAGTTCATTGCTTGTCAATGATATCCATTCAAGATTGCTGCAATTAAACAACTCAATAGGAATTTCACCACTAAGGTGATTGTTATTCAATATTAAATCCTTAAGATGCTTACATTGTCCCAACTTTGCTGGAATCTTTCCTTCCAAACCATTGAACCATGCTATCAACTGCTCAAGATTCTCAAGCTCTCCCAACTCATCCGGAATCGAACCGTTCaaataattcaaactaaaatcaatagtCTTCAATTGCGAACACTTCGATAATTCAGCAGGAATCTCACCTGTTATGAGGTTATCAGGCATTCTCAGTTCTTCAAGTGAGCCTGCACCTGGACACAAGTCTCTAGGGATGGTTCCGTAAATCTTATTCGAGCTGAAATCCACAATCCTCAACTTTTTGCAAGAAGATAATGAAGATGGAAACTTCATAGAGATAGCATTATTTCCCAACCTAAGCTCCTCCAAAGATCCAAGGCTCCGAAACACCGTCTCAGGCAATTCACCTGTCATATTATTGTTGGAAATATCAACAAGTTGCAGCCAAGTGCAAGAATTGAAACCACCCGGAATCGAACCAGTAATATTGTTGAAAGAAAGTTTGAGTTCTAAAAGAGAACCACAAACATTTCCCAACTCAGAAGGGATCCAACCAGTAATTTGATTGTGTGAAAGATCCAAAGTCTGTAACCTCTTCAACTCACCTAAACTCTTCGGAATTCCACCAGATATGAAATTGTTAGCTAAATTCAAACTCTTGAGACTAGTGCAATTCGACAGAGAAACCGGTATCGAGTCTGATAAATGGTTTCCTGATAGATCAATCTGCAACAACGATTTGCAGTACTCAATCCTCAAACCAGAAATCGAACCTGTCAAATTGTTCGACGAGAGATCAAGGGACTGAAGCTTATCAGAATTTTGTATAAAATTTTCAGGTATAGGACCTGTCAAATTGTTGTAAGAAAGATTCACAACAACAAGATTAGGACAGTTGGAGAATAGATTCTCAGGGACAGGACCTGTAACTTTACCAAAGGAAAGATCAAGTTGAGTTAAACTATATGGTAACAGAAGCAAAGAAGAAGAATTTACAGAAAATGAGTTGAGAGAAAGCTTCAAAACAGATAACATATCTAAAGAGAATAAACGATCAAGCGAAATGGTTTCGGAAAGATCATTGATTCCGGTAACTTCTAGGCCAGTGACTCTTCCAAGGGTGCAAGTGATGCCAAACCATGTGCATGGGTTGGTTTTTGGATTCCAACCAGATAAGACTCCATTTGGATCCTTCTGAATCAtgtttttgaatgtgagaagcgcGGTTGCGTCGGTTTTGATAGAAGAAACTGGTGCAGGTGATTCTGCAGTAGTGATCATGGGAGAGAAAActatggtgatgatgattgtgaGAAGGAGGGTTAGAGTGAGATGAGGTAAAAGGTGAAGTGGGTTGTTTTCCATTGAGAAAAGAGTTAAGGTTgtggaaagagagagagagatgggaGAAAGGTTGGAAGGAAATATAGTGAGAGTGATGAGTGTGGAGAGAGGAAAGGAAGAAAGAAAGAGTGAGAGTAGTATGATGAGAGTTTTGGTGTGGGAAAAAAGTTAGTGAAAAGAGGTTTGCTTTATgtgtttttataaaatttaaaggaGGGAAAGTGGGAAGAAGGAGAATAAGTTTGTGTGGTGGCTTTTTGTGTATACTATATATACTATGAATTATAATATGTATTTGTTtcattgtttattttatattgtaaTCTTGATCCTCTACTTTTAATATTTGGAAACAAAAATTTCATATGTTGAAATTTTGATCCATCTAAATGTGCATTTGTTTATGCTCCCGGAAAATGGTTTTGAATaaactaattttataaaattgattatgATTTAAATTAATGTAAATGTAAAATGATTTATGTTCGAatagatttttataaattttagcaTAAAATATCATGTAACATTCAGAATCAATTCGCCTTAAACGTGAAATCAAACATAGATTTAGATGTGTTTGGTTATTCTGaaatagaattgattctactttcatagtgcatgtttggtttggcGGTGATGAATGAAAAATCGCGGTGAAAAATCACGGTAGCCTAGAAGCTCCCTTTTGTAGCTTCTGGTTTTCTACGGTGGAAGGGCATGTAGCCGCGCGTTGGTTGAAAAAAAAGTTATTCCAAACATGCTCATAATTGATTCTActagttaaaatttgtaactttTAAGTTTAAACGTCATTTTTATACTGAACTCAATTTTATATAATTGTATCTCATAATAAATCAAttatatttattcaattttaataaaaataattctgTTAAACTTAATTCTATCAAAATCAATAATATTCGCTGCAAATCCAAACACACACAATCAATTTGCTCAAAATTTATGTTAAACTTAATTTTATCCAAATCAATAATATTCGCTGCAAATCCAAACATACACAATCAATTTACTCAAAATTTATGTTAAACTTAATTATATCAAAATCAATAATATTCGCTGCAAATCCAAACACAGAGTCAATttgctcaaaatatattttcttcacCGCATAATGAAATATTTGTAGGAACTTATTTGAGTTTTGGTCAATGGATATGGGACCCGCAGACGAAAATCGGCGCAGAGCAAT contains:
- the LOC131602971 gene encoding serine/threonine-protein kinase BRI1-like 2, which translates into the protein MENNPLHLLPHLTLTLLLTIIITIVFSPMITTAESPAPVSSIKTDATALLTFKNMIQKDPNGVLSGWNPKTNPCTWFGITCTLGRVTGLEVTGINDLSETISLDRLFSLDMLSVLKLSLNSFSVNSSSLLLLPYSLTQLDLSFGKVTGPVPENLFSNCPNLVVVNLSYNNLTGPIPENFIQNSDKLQSLDLSSNNLTGSISGLRIEYCKSLLQIDLSGNHLSDSIPVSLSNCTSLKSLNLANNFISGGIPKSLGELKRLQTLDLSHNQITGWIPSELGNVCGSLLELKLSFNNITGSIPGGFNSCTWLQLVDISNNNMTGELPETVFRSLGSLEELRLGNNAISMKFPSSLSSCKKLRIVDFSSNKIYGTIPRDLCPGAGSLEELRMPDNLITGEIPAELSKCSQLKTIDFSLNYLNGSIPDELGELENLEQLIAWFNGLEGKIPAKLGQCKHLKDLILNNNHLSGEIPIELFNCSNLEWISLTSNELTGEIPKEFGLLTRLAVLQLGNNSFSGEIPSELANCNSLVWLDLNSNKLTGEIPPRLGRQQGAKSLFGILSGNTLVFVRNVGNSCKGVGGLLEFYGIRSERLSQIPTLRSCDFTRLYSGPVLSLFTKYQTLEYLDLSYNQLRGKIPDEFGDMIALQVLELSHNQLSGEIPSSLGQLKNLGVFDASHNRLQGHIPDSFSNLSFLVQIDLSYNELTGQIPSRGQLSTLPATQFANNPGLCGVPLPDCKNDYGQSTPNPSDDVSKGSHRRSVASWANNIVMGVLISVASVCILIVWVIAMRVRRKEADEVKMLKRLQACHAATTWKIDKEKEPLSINVATFQRQLRKLKFSQLIEATNGFSAESLIGCGGFGEVFKATLKDGSSVAIKKLIRLSCQGDREFMAEMETLGKIKHRNLVPLLGYCKVGEERLLVYEYMEYGSLEEMLHGRIKTRDRRILTWEERKKIARGAAKGLCFLHHNCIPHIIHRDMKSSNVLLDHEMESRVSDFGMARLISALDTHLSVSTLAGTPGYVPPEYYQSFRCTAKGDVYSFGVVMLELLSGKRPTDKEDFGDTNLVGWAKIKVREGKQMEVIDTDLLLETQGGTNEAEVKEMLRYLEVTLRCVDDLPSKRPSMLQVVAMLRELMPGSNEGSSNSA